A genomic region of Janthinobacterium lividum contains the following coding sequences:
- a CDS encoding GMC family oxidoreductase produces the protein MSTSPILDPIAIGVASGWNVTDASTVAADRTLEADVVIIGSGAGGGVTAEILALAGLKVLIVEEGGLKSSQDFKMREADAYPALYQESAARKTRDKAINILQGRTVGGSTTVNWTSSFRTPPGTLEYWRKHFGLSGYSIDAMAPWFAMMEKRLHVSDWAAPPNENNDLLRRGATALGIPTAAIRRNVNGCWNLGYCGMGCPTNAKQSMLVTTIPSALALGAGLLVHARAERFSFKGERIDSLQVTALDAAGQVPTGVRLTLRAKHFVLAGGAINSPALLLRSQAPDPHGLLGRRTFLHPTVISAGLFPQRVDAYAGAPQTIYSDHFLHTAPIDGPIGYKLEAPPLHPLLMATTMGGFGDEHARTMREFPHAHGLLALLRDGFHHDSAGGTVSIDSFGAPVLDYPLTPFMWDGVRRALLSMAEIQFAAGAKSVYPVHEMASHYTSWAQAKQAIGDLPMKVLLARVVSAHVMGGCAMSDDARLGVAGADGRYHGVRNLSVHDGSLLPTSIGANPQLTLYALAARLASGLARELTGKPAPVPVPAPA, from the coding sequence ATGAGCACCTCTCCCATTCTTGACCCCATCGCCATCGGCGTGGCCAGCGGCTGGAACGTCACCGACGCCAGCACCGTGGCCGCCGACCGTACGCTGGAAGCCGACGTGGTCATCATCGGCAGCGGCGCCGGCGGCGGCGTGACGGCGGAAATCCTCGCGCTGGCAGGCTTGAAAGTCTTGATCGTCGAGGAGGGCGGCTTGAAGTCCTCGCAAGACTTCAAGATGCGCGAAGCGGACGCCTATCCCGCGCTGTACCAGGAATCGGCCGCGCGCAAGACGCGCGACAAGGCGATCAATATCCTGCAGGGGCGCACCGTGGGCGGTTCGACCACCGTCAACTGGACCTCGAGCTTCCGCACACCGCCCGGCACCCTCGAATACTGGCGCAAGCATTTTGGCTTGTCCGGCTATTCCATCGATGCCATGGCGCCGTGGTTCGCCATGATGGAAAAACGCCTGCACGTGAGCGACTGGGCCGCGCCACCCAATGAAAACAACGACTTATTGCGCCGTGGCGCCACGGCGCTGGGCATTCCCACGGCCGCCATCCGGCGCAACGTGAACGGCTGCTGGAACCTTGGCTACTGCGGCATGGGTTGCCCGACCAACGCCAAGCAGTCGATGCTGGTGACGACGATCCCGTCGGCGCTGGCGCTGGGCGCGGGCCTGCTCGTGCATGCGCGCGCCGAGCGTTTCAGCTTCAAGGGCGAGCGCATCGACAGCCTGCAGGTGACGGCGCTGGACGCGGCGGGGCAAGTGCCCACGGGCGTGCGCCTCACCTTGCGCGCCAAGCACTTCGTGCTGGCCGGCGGCGCCATCAACTCGCCGGCGCTGCTGCTGCGCTCGCAGGCGCCCGACCCGCACGGCTTGCTGGGAAGGCGCACCTTCTTGCATCCGACGGTGATCTCGGCGGGCCTGTTCCCGCAGCGCGTCGACGCTTATGCGGGCGCGCCGCAGACGATTTATTCCGACCATTTCCTGCACACGGCGCCCATCGATGGTCCCATCGGCTACAAGCTCGAAGCGCCGCCGCTGCATCCGCTGCTGATGGCCACCACCATGGGCGGTTTCGGCGATGAACACGCGCGCACCATGCGCGAATTCCCCCATGCGCATGGCTTGCTGGCCCTGCTGCGCGACGGCTTTCACCATGATTCGGCGGGCGGCACGGTATCGATCGACAGCTTCGGTGCGCCCGTGCTCGACTATCCGCTCACGCCTTTTATGTGGGATGGCGTGCGGCGCGCGCTGCTGTCGATGGCGGAAATCCAGTTCGCCGCCGGCGCGAAAAGTGTCTATCCCGTGCATGAAATGGCCAGCCATTACACCAGCTGGGCGCAGGCGAAGCAGGCGATCGGCGATTTGCCGATGAAGGTGCTGCTGGCGCGGGTGGTGTCGGCCCACGTGATGGGCGGCTGCGCCATGTCGGACGATGCGCGCCTGGGCGTGGCGGGTGCCGATGGCCGCTACCACGGCGTGCGCAACCTGTCCGTGCACGACGGCTCGCTGCTGCCCACGTCGATAGGCGCCAATCCGCAATTGACGCTGTATGCGCTGGCCGCGCGCCTGGCCAGCGGCCTGGCGCGGGAGCTGACGGGAAAACCGGCGCCCGTGCCCGTTCCAGCGCCAGCATGA
- a CDS encoding alpha/beta fold hydrolase: protein MIARILKWLMLLQVLAVLGLAYLAMQAWGVASPVQAVLLALAMLLAVRALVVARNFWQSRRLGSPVPQEYQLGVRGAARLFLGELRATLWASSWGMLRPRLHAADTVAGQGLPVLLIHGYVCNRGYWTQLSRQLARAGVVHDGVDLEPIGADIEQFVPQVEQAITELRARTGSDRVILVAHSMGGLVARAWLRRHGARRVARIITIGTPHHGTALANLAAGANARQMSRIHGAPDAWLAQLAASETPETRALITSIYSHHDNIVAPQSSAQLPDARNLAFGGIGHVALASDARVLRQLLEEITIKNEVAQPPSCPHFS, encoded by the coding sequence ATGATCGCACGCATACTCAAGTGGCTGATGCTGCTGCAAGTGCTGGCCGTGCTGGGGTTGGCGTACCTGGCCATGCAGGCGTGGGGCGTGGCTTCGCCGGTGCAGGCCGTGTTGCTGGCGCTGGCCATGCTGCTGGCCGTGCGCGCGCTGGTCGTGGCGCGCAATTTTTGGCAGAGCCGGCGGCTGGGTAGCCCCGTGCCACAGGAATATCAATTGGGTGTGCGGGGGGCCGCGCGGCTGTTCCTGGGCGAACTGCGCGCCACCCTGTGGGCCTCGTCATGGGGCATGCTGCGTCCGCGCCTGCATGCGGCCGACACAGTCGCTGGCCAGGGCCTGCCGGTGCTGCTGATCCACGGCTATGTGTGCAACCGCGGCTACTGGACGCAGCTGAGCCGGCAACTGGCGCGGGCTGGCGTCGTGCACGATGGCGTCGACCTGGAGCCCATCGGCGCCGATATCGAGCAATTTGTGCCCCAAGTGGAGCAAGCCATCACCGAGCTGCGCGCCCGCACTGGCAGCGACCGCGTGATTCTCGTCGCCCACAGCATGGGCGGCCTGGTGGCGCGCGCCTGGCTGCGCCGGCATGGCGCGCGGCGTGTCGCCCGCATCATCACCATCGGCACGCCGCACCACGGCACGGCGCTGGCCAACCTGGCGGCAGGCGCGAATGCCCGGCAGATGAGCCGTATCCATGGCGCGCCGGACGCCTGGCTGGCGCAGCTGGCCGCCAGCGAGACGCCGGAAACGCGCGCCCTGATCACCTCGATTTACTCGCACCACGACAATATCGTCGCGCCGCAGTCGTCCGCGCAGCTGCCCGACGCGCGCAATCTGGCCTTCGGCGGCATCGGCCATGTGGCGCTGGCCAGCGATGCGCGCGTGCTGCGTCAGCTGCTGGAAGAAATCACTATCAAGAACGAAGTCGCCCAGCCTCCGTCTTGCCCGCATTTTTCCTGA